One genomic region from Paroceanicella profunda encodes:
- a CDS encoding GIY-YIG nuclease family protein: MSESPNYAQGGDAQAIRRIANDYYGGYAEMFAAHGWPERGNKLMPSVQARVVDTYGSVRAFEEAHKESDLMFPMEAIKSDPPNVWLTSFYGFKPEEWGFLGFADESRRQGFINGSKPGVLVVIYGAGEASKDELYKVIGVQQCSHKIGNAEQFMFPPAWDAKEKDPHRAGRWNYGVKATRAWRVTPETRMNVLDFAPEATKSKAWQHIGSRGVPLSQAEAANILKLDLQEVDVYGQNPIIGSLAGTAQEILAPSKAGPVSQNSFVTRESEGPKHLYILALQGDTDAFLGRPANGQIIVKAGFSKSPQTRCADHNKAIPKCAFRWEVLHSGPKYGINPYPSSDHAKSGERAMQKILCQKPKGCSLGGEFFLAESGLVQEAWDKGNHAAKVFKK; the protein is encoded by the coding sequence GTGAGTGAGTCCCCAAACTACGCTCAAGGTGGCGATGCGCAGGCGATCAGAAGGATCGCAAACGACTACTATGGCGGGTACGCCGAGATGTTCGCTGCGCATGGCTGGCCTGAACGCGGCAACAAGTTGATGCCATCGGTCCAAGCGCGCGTCGTTGACACCTACGGCAGCGTTCGAGCCTTCGAGGAAGCGCACAAGGAAAGCGATTTGATGTTTCCGATGGAAGCCATCAAGTCCGACCCGCCCAATGTCTGGCTCACCAGTTTCTATGGCTTCAAACCCGAAGAATGGGGCTTTCTCGGATTTGCCGACGAAAGCAGGAGGCAGGGCTTCATCAACGGTAGTAAGCCAGGCGTTCTCGTCGTGATCTATGGGGCGGGAGAAGCCTCGAAAGACGAGCTCTACAAAGTCATTGGCGTTCAGCAATGCTCTCACAAGATCGGCAATGCCGAACAGTTTATGTTCCCACCCGCATGGGATGCCAAGGAGAAAGACCCCCACCGCGCGGGCCGCTGGAACTACGGGGTCAAGGCAACGCGGGCTTGGCGCGTTACGCCCGAAACTCGCATGAATGTGCTCGATTTTGCGCCCGAAGCGACGAAGTCGAAAGCTTGGCAGCACATAGGTTCGCGCGGCGTTCCCCTGTCGCAGGCAGAGGCCGCCAACATACTCAAACTGGATTTGCAGGAAGTCGATGTTTATGGCCAGAACCCTATTATCGGTTCGCTGGCCGGAACTGCACAGGAGATTCTCGCTCCAAGCAAGGCGGGACCCGTTTCGCAAAACTCGTTTGTCACCCGAGAGTCCGAAGGACCCAAGCATCTCTACATTCTCGCATTGCAGGGCGATACAGATGCTTTTCTGGGTAGGCCTGCGAATGGCCAGATTATCGTGAAGGCCGGCTTCTCCAAGTCGCCACAGACACGATGCGCCGATCACAACAAAGCCATTCCGAAGTGTGCTTTCCGATGGGAAGTCCTGCATTCCGGACCGAAATACGGCATCAACCCATATCCAAGCTCTGATCACGCGAAGAGCGGGGAACGTGCCATGCAGAAGATTTTATGCCAAAAACCAAAAGGTTGTTCTCTAGGCGGCGAGTTCTTCCTCGCCGAATCTGGGCTCGTGCAAGAAGCATGGGACAAGGGCAACCACGCAGCGAAAGTGTTTAAGAAATGA
- a CDS encoding GIY-YIG nuclease family protein — protein MAKQFTDDDDALLAELGVEVEDKKASSRTPREERIIAGFEEIQRFVDEHGHAPRHGESRDIFERIYAVRLERMRELDECRTLLEPMDRQGLIAGSEDLAAEPADDLDDDALLAELGVEVQTSELTQLRHVRPSAEKKAAEEVANRQRCEDFSKFKPLFEQIQKELDAGIRETRPFEMKAEIETSRFFIVGGQKAYVAEKGEVITTEHGRTDARLRVIFDNGTESNMLMRSLQRALNKDDAGRRITEPTAGPLFTDQTIDGDEASGTIYVLRSKSDLPLVAENRDLVHKIGVTNMSVEKRIAGAHLQPTFLMANVDVVATYELYNINRTKLENLIHRIFAPAKLDIEIKDRFGNPVVPREWFLVPLYAIDEVVERIKDGTIKEYQYDPNSATLVSRAQKNATK, from the coding sequence ATGGCTAAGCAGTTTACCGATGACGATGATGCATTGCTTGCCGAGCTTGGCGTCGAGGTAGAGGACAAAAAGGCTTCCAGCCGCACCCCTCGCGAAGAACGCATTATCGCGGGCTTCGAGGAAATCCAGCGGTTCGTCGACGAGCATGGTCACGCTCCTCGTCATGGGGAGAGCCGTGATATTTTCGAGCGCATCTACGCGGTTCGGTTGGAGCGCATGCGTGAGCTGGATGAGTGCCGTACACTTCTGGAGCCGATGGATCGGCAAGGACTTATTGCAGGAAGCGAGGATCTGGCAGCCGAGCCCGCTGATGATCTGGACGATGACGCGTTGCTCGCCGAACTTGGCGTTGAAGTGCAGACATCGGAGCTTACGCAACTCCGCCATGTCAGGCCAAGCGCCGAGAAGAAGGCTGCCGAGGAAGTTGCGAACCGCCAGAGGTGCGAGGATTTCAGCAAGTTCAAGCCGCTCTTCGAGCAAATCCAGAAGGAGCTTGATGCGGGGATACGCGAAACGCGCCCCTTCGAAATGAAAGCCGAGATCGAGACAAGCCGCTTCTTCATTGTCGGCGGACAAAAAGCCTACGTCGCCGAGAAGGGCGAAGTCATTACGACCGAACACGGGCGGACGGATGCCAGGCTTCGTGTGATCTTTGACAACGGCACCGAGAGCAACATGCTCATGCGCTCGCTACAGCGCGCCCTGAACAAGGATGATGCCGGACGCCGGATTACCGAGCCCACTGCCGGTCCGCTCTTCACCGATCAGACCATTGATGGTGATGAGGCCAGCGGGACGATCTACGTGCTGCGCAGCAAATCCGACTTGCCTCTTGTCGCCGAAAACCGCGATCTGGTGCACAAAATCGGCGTCACCAATATGAGCGTCGAAAAACGCATTGCGGGCGCGCACCTTCAACCGACGTTTCTTATGGCGAACGTCGACGTGGTCGCGACCTACGAACTTTACAACATAAACCGCACCAAGCTCGAAAACCTGATCCATCGCATCTTTGCCCCTGCAAAGCTCGACATCGAAATCAAAGATAGGTTCGGCAATCCTGTTGTTCCGCGCGAATGGTTTCTTGTGCCCCTCTACGCCATTGATGAGGTTGTAGAGAGGATCAAAGACGGGACAATCAAGGAATATCAATATGATCCGAATTCGGCCACGCTTGTTTCGCGAGCGCAGAAGAATGCGACGAAGTGA
- a CDS encoding DEAD/DEAH box helicase, with amino-acid sequence MSTKSVPSVSVTYSRNGSSTKSNELGMRPMQERAYEKRGEQYLLIKSPPASGKSRALMFIALDKLHNQGLKQAIIVVPEKSIGSSFHDEPLSKFGFWADWTVSPKWNLCNAPGSEGGKVNSVKAFLDGDDRVLVCTHATFRFAVDKFGIEAFDDRLIAVDEFHHVSVNPDNKLGAHLADFIARDKVHIVAMTGSYFRGDAEPVMMPHDEAKFDTVTYTYYEQLNGYKYLKQLDIGYFFYSGAYADDILKVLDAGQKTIVHIPNVNARESTKDKHREVEHIIDALGDWQGSDPATGFQLVKTADGKVLRIADLVDDEPAKRDKVSAALKDPAQKNNRDHVDIIIALGMAKEGFDWIWCEHALTVGYRASLTEIVQIIGRATRDAEGKTRARFTNLIAEPDASEEAVTEAVNDTLKAIAASLLMEQVLAPRFNFAPKKPDSGPVEGFDYGEGGYKEGECNVGFNEESGQFQIEIKGLVEPKSKEAARICQQDLNEVIAAFAQDKTNIERGLFDEELVPEELTQVRMGKIVKDKYPELDEEDQEAVRQHAIAALNLTQKAKEIALGNDNDDVASANTALIDGVRKFAMDVRELDIDLIDRINPFSEAYAILAKTMSEESLKQVAAVISAKRVQLTPDEARDLAKRALKFKQERGRLPSITSPDAWEKKMAEGVAFLARMKAEAANG; translated from the coding sequence ATGAGTACCAAGTCTGTCCCCTCCGTTTCCGTCACCTATTCCCGAAACGGAAGCTCCACCAAGTCGAACGAGCTCGGCATGCGGCCCATGCAGGAACGCGCGTATGAGAAACGGGGTGAGCAGTACCTTTTAATCAAGTCGCCGCCTGCCTCCGGCAAGAGCCGCGCGCTTATGTTCATCGCGCTCGACAAGCTGCACAATCAGGGGCTCAAGCAGGCCATCATCGTCGTGCCCGAGAAATCCATCGGATCGAGCTTTCATGACGAGCCGCTGAGCAAGTTCGGGTTCTGGGCTGACTGGACGGTTTCGCCGAAGTGGAACCTATGCAACGCGCCTGGCAGCGAGGGCGGCAAGGTCAACTCGGTTAAGGCCTTCCTTGACGGCGACGACCGCGTGCTGGTCTGCACCCATGCGACCTTCCGTTTTGCCGTGGACAAGTTCGGGATTGAGGCATTCGATGATCGGCTGATTGCAGTGGACGAGTTCCACCATGTTTCGGTGAACCCCGACAACAAGCTGGGCGCGCATCTGGCCGACTTCATCGCGCGCGACAAGGTGCACATCGTCGCCATGACGGGATCGTATTTCAGGGGCGATGCCGAGCCCGTCATGATGCCGCATGACGAGGCGAAATTCGATACCGTCACCTATACCTACTATGAACAACTCAACGGCTATAAGTACCTGAAGCAGCTCGACATCGGCTATTTCTTCTACTCGGGCGCCTATGCTGACGACATCCTAAAGGTTCTGGATGCAGGCCAGAAGACCATCGTGCACATCCCGAACGTGAACGCGCGCGAGAGCACGAAGGACAAGCACCGCGAGGTCGAGCACATCATTGATGCCCTGGGCGATTGGCAGGGCTCCGATCCTGCGACCGGCTTCCAGCTTGTGAAGACGGCGGACGGCAAGGTGCTGCGTATCGCCGATCTGGTGGATGATGAACCAGCCAAGCGGGACAAGGTATCGGCCGCCTTGAAAGACCCCGCCCAGAAGAATAACCGCGATCACGTCGACATCATCATCGCCCTTGGCATGGCCAAGGAAGGGTTTGACTGGATTTGGTGCGAGCACGCCTTGACCGTGGGCTACCGCGCCAGCCTGACGGAAATCGTGCAGATCATCGGCCGCGCCACGCGCGATGCCGAAGGAAAAACCCGTGCCCGCTTCACCAACCTGATCGCCGAGCCCGATGCCTCAGAGGAAGCTGTAACCGAGGCCGTGAACGATACCCTCAAGGCCATCGCAGCCAGCCTCCTGATGGAGCAGGTGCTCGCCCCTCGGTTCAACTTCGCACCCAAGAAACCCGACAGCGGGCCGGTGGAAGGCTTCGACTACGGCGAAGGCGGCTACAAGGAAGGCGAATGCAATGTCGGCTTCAACGAGGAAAGCGGGCAGTTCCAAATCGAGATCAAAGGACTGGTGGAGCCCAAGAGCAAGGAAGCTGCACGCATCTGCCAGCAAGACCTGAACGAAGTGATTGCTGCGTTCGCGCAGGACAAAACCAACATCGAGCGCGGTCTCTTCGATGAAGAGCTTGTTCCCGAAGAGCTAACCCAGGTCCGCATGGGCAAAATCGTCAAGGACAAGTATCCCGAGCTCGATGAAGAAGACCAGGAAGCCGTGCGCCAACACGCGATTGCTGCGCTCAATCTGACGCAAAAGGCCAAGGAGATTGCTCTCGGCAACGATAATGATGATGTCGCCAGCGCAAACACCGCGCTAATCGACGGCGTGCGAAAGTTCGCCATGGACGTGCGCGAACTCGACATCGACCTGATCGACAGGATTAATCCGTTCAGCGAGGCATATGCGATCCTTGCCAAGACAATGAGCGAAGAAAGCCTCAAGCAAGTTGCTGCCGTTATCTCGGCCAAGCGCGTACAACTCACGCCGGACGAAGCACGAGACCTGGCGAAGCGAGCCCTGAAATTCAAACAAGAACGCGGGCGCTTGCCGTCGATCACTTCACCCGACGCATGGGAAAAGAAGATGGCCGAGGGCGTTGCCTTTCTGGCCCGTATGAAGGCGGAGGCCGCAAATGGCTAA